One genomic region from Nocardia vinacea encodes:
- a CDS encoding FAD-dependent monooxygenase, with protein sequence MTPTQRIPVLVVGGGLVGLSAALFLEYHDVPYVLVEKRTKASALPKARGLHTRTTELFRQVGVEGRVEQAAATALRAGSFGGASRGTSLITAEPLDLGHLRAAMAAADPSPSQFCFLPQVLLEPVLAEQARERGGDLRFGAELIDFETDDAGVTATLRDESGRRSVIRADYLIAADGAASSIRRALGIDGWELPPTRYYINAFVRTDLTGVLGGRTFSQCEISNDTMRGLVLSKNNTDEWSFQLEYDPTRESAADYPDERCVELIRAAIGVPDIEVEVLARSAWDTGSFVADEYRRGRVFLAGDAAHRHAPWGGFGGNTGVADAHNLVWKLAAVLSGTGGPALLDSYQTERWSRAIIAAEQANLGDDFETRYGIETPDNAEMLARRLDFGAVMSRFRYASSAVSRKPADCVEWVEPHVDRLTGQVGTRLPHLWLDAEHTTSTLDLCGPGYAILIAGSSAAWRDAAADAQRETGIEIAVHGLGAEWGACTDLPEGGALLVRPDGHVAARSDQGLYPRSLVATLRSLMGWSASVLDTKAMA encoded by the coding sequence ATGACTCCTACGCAGCGGATTCCCGTTCTCGTTGTCGGCGGCGGCCTGGTCGGACTATCGGCCGCGCTGTTCCTCGAATATCACGATGTCCCTTATGTTCTCGTCGAAAAACGGACCAAGGCATCGGCGTTGCCGAAGGCGCGCGGCCTGCATACCAGGACCACCGAGCTGTTCCGTCAGGTCGGCGTCGAGGGGCGGGTCGAGCAGGCCGCCGCGACCGCATTGCGGGCGGGCAGCTTCGGTGGCGCGAGCCGAGGCACCAGCCTGATCACCGCCGAGCCGCTCGACCTCGGTCACTTGCGGGCGGCAATGGCGGCGGCCGATCCCAGCCCGTCGCAGTTCTGCTTCCTGCCCCAGGTACTGCTCGAGCCGGTGCTCGCGGAGCAGGCACGCGAACGCGGTGGTGACCTCCGATTCGGGGCCGAGCTCATCGACTTCGAAACCGATGACGCGGGTGTCACCGCAACCCTGCGTGACGAGTCGGGCCGCCGCTCGGTTATCCGGGCCGACTACCTCATCGCGGCTGACGGTGCGGCCAGCTCGATCCGTCGGGCACTGGGTATCGATGGCTGGGAGCTGCCGCCGACGCGCTACTACATCAATGCCTTTGTGCGGACGGATCTTACGGGGGTGCTGGGCGGTCGCACCTTCAGCCAGTGCGAGATCAGCAACGACACCATGCGCGGACTCGTCTTGTCCAAGAACAACACCGACGAATGGTCCTTCCAGCTCGAATACGATCCGACCCGTGAGTCGGCCGCGGACTATCCGGACGAACGCTGCGTCGAGCTGATCCGCGCCGCGATCGGCGTGCCCGATATCGAGGTCGAGGTGCTGGCGCGAAGTGCTTGGGACACCGGCAGTTTCGTGGCCGACGAGTACCGGCGCGGCCGGGTCTTCCTCGCCGGTGACGCCGCCCACCGGCACGCGCCGTGGGGTGGTTTCGGCGGCAATACCGGTGTCGCCGACGCACATAATCTGGTCTGGAAGCTGGCCGCCGTGCTTTCGGGTACCGGCGGACCCGCACTGCTCGATTCCTATCAGACCGAACGCTGGTCACGTGCGATCATCGCCGCCGAACAGGCCAATCTAGGAGACGACTTCGAAACCCGCTACGGCATCGAAACCCCTGACAACGCAGAGATGTTGGCGCGGCGGTTGGATTTCGGGGCGGTCATGTCGCGCTTCCGGTACGCGTCGAGCGCGGTATCGCGTAAGCCAGCGGATTGCGTCGAATGGGTCGAACCGCATGTCGATCGGCTGACCGGACAGGTCGGAACGCGACTGCCGCACCTGTGGCTCGACGCCGAGCACACCACCTCGACCTTGGATCTCTGTGGACCCGGTTACGCGATACTGATCGCCGGGAGCTCGGCTGCCTGGCGCGATGCCGCGGCCGATGCGCAGCGCGAGACCGGTATCGAGATCGCGGTGCACGGCTTGGGCGCCGAGTGGGGTGCCTGCACCGATCTGCCGGAGGGTGGGGCGCTGCTGGTGCGTCCGGACGGGCATGTGGCGGCACGTTCCGATCAGGGCCTGTATCCCAGGTCGCTGGTCGCGACGTTACGGTCGCTCATGGGCTGGTCGGCGTCGGTGCTGGACACCAAGGCCATGGCTTGA
- a CDS encoding PaaI family thioesterase has protein sequence MPTITLDLDLAKQVLAAQPFAQLVGTEITAFGDGAATLIIPVRPELGQQFGFVHGGVVSYAADNALTFAAGTVLGANVLTGGFTITYLRPAAGTRLRAEATVTGSTRRQAVVACEIYAESADAEPVLCAVAQGNARSVEREPGADGS, from the coding sequence ATGCCAACGATCACCCTCGACCTGGATCTCGCGAAGCAGGTGCTCGCCGCGCAGCCGTTCGCGCAGTTGGTCGGCACCGAGATCACCGCATTCGGCGACGGCGCCGCGACCCTCATCATTCCCGTCCGTCCCGAGCTGGGCCAGCAATTCGGCTTCGTACACGGCGGTGTGGTGTCCTACGCGGCCGACAACGCCCTCACCTTCGCTGCGGGCACGGTGCTCGGCGCCAATGTGCTGACCGGCGGCTTCACTATCACCTACCTGCGGCCTGCCGCCGGTACCCGGCTGCGCGCCGAAGCCACCGTCACCGGGTCGACGCGGCGGCAGGCCGTCGTCGCGTGCGAAATCTATGCCGAGAGTGCGGACGCCGAACCAGTGCTGTGCGCGGTCGCCCAGGGCAATGCACGCTCCGTCGAGCGCGAACCAGGGGCCGACGGCAGCTGA
- a CDS encoding TetR/AcrR family transcriptional regulator, with protein MKIRDRLLLAAERQFAERGTLETTLTQIRDAAGASVGALYHHFPDKAELYREVWTHALADYQEHFWVVVGESTDARAGVTAGVTEHLRWVTENQYRAKVLTSARPPGVRDSDSNREFLRNVLRWWRTHARYGAVRDLEFDLVYALWLGPAQEYSRHWLGGEIRTAPIDVARELADAAWQALGTTND; from the coding sequence ATGAAGATTCGAGATCGGTTGCTGTTGGCGGCCGAGCGACAGTTCGCGGAACGGGGGACGCTGGAGACCACGCTGACCCAGATCCGCGATGCGGCGGGGGCCAGTGTCGGTGCGCTCTACCACCACTTTCCGGACAAGGCGGAGCTGTATCGCGAGGTGTGGACGCATGCGCTCGCCGACTATCAGGAGCACTTCTGGGTGGTTGTCGGCGAAAGCACCGATGCACGCGCGGGGGTCACCGCGGGCGTCACCGAACATCTGCGGTGGGTTACCGAAAATCAGTACCGCGCAAAGGTTCTCACCTCGGCTCGGCCGCCCGGCGTCCGCGATAGCGACAGCAACCGCGAATTCCTGCGCAATGTATTGCGCTGGTGGCGTACCCACGCCCGCTACGGCGCGGTGCGCGATCTCGAGTTCGACCTTGTCTACGCACTGTGGCTCGGCCCGGCGCAGGAGTACTCGCGACACTGGCTCGGCGGTGAAATCCGCACCGCCCCCATCGATGTCGCGCGCGAACTAGCCGATGCCGCCTGGCAGGCGCTGGGCACAACCAACGACTGA
- a CDS encoding DUF1707 domain-containing protein, whose translation MTDAPDNLPAVRVGDIDREVAAKQLQLAVDEGQLDLLELDKRLVAVYSAQTAQELFAITADLPVIAAAREPIELRTSSGARAKVGAWIVPAEITAECSSGSIKIDFTQALCPHREVVVHVAVGSGRVQLIVPRGWRVDLDRVQASSGTVKNKVTEGSLPGSPQLRVDGEIGSGAVVAKYPRPPRRSFLAWLLRRPRPTV comes from the coding sequence ATGACCGACGCACCGGACAACCTGCCCGCGGTTCGGGTCGGCGATATCGATCGCGAGGTCGCGGCCAAGCAGCTGCAGCTCGCTGTCGACGAGGGGCAACTCGATCTGCTCGAACTGGATAAACGGCTGGTAGCGGTCTATTCGGCGCAGACGGCACAGGAACTCTTCGCCATCACCGCCGATCTGCCGGTGATCGCCGCTGCACGCGAACCCATCGAACTGCGCACCAGCAGTGGGGCGCGGGCGAAGGTCGGCGCGTGGATCGTCCCGGCCGAGATCACAGCTGAATGCAGCTCCGGCAGCATCAAAATCGACTTCACACAGGCACTGTGCCCGCATCGCGAGGTCGTGGTGCATGTCGCCGTGGGTTCCGGCAGGGTCCAATTGATCGTGCCGCGCGGCTGGCGGGTCGACCTCGATCGGGTGCAGGCCAGCAGCGGCACCGTCAAGAACAAGGTGACCGAGGGCAGTCTGCCCGGGTCGCCGCAGCTCCGAGTCGACGGGGAAATCGGCTCTGGGGCCGTGGTGGCGAAGTATCCGCGCCCGCCGCGGCGATCGTTCCTGGCCTGGCTGCTGCGCCGGCCCCGTCCGACCGTCTGA
- a CDS encoding DNA polymerase IV, whose amino-acid sequence MPRWLLHVDLDQFQAAVEFRRHPELRGLPVIVGGNGDPDEPRKVVTCASYPARAFGVRAGMALRSAKRKCPDGIFLPLDMATYEEASDEVMALLRTFPGRVEVWGWDEAFLAADTDDPEQLAREIRSTIAQLELTCAIGIGDNKLTAKLATGFAKSAGKSSAAPADTVGAAAGIFRLTAANWVEVMAHRPTNALWGIGNRIAARMAELDIETVADLMAADRRRLATEFGPNTGPYFWVLGHGKGDTDVTTEPRIPVGRSKSETFPHDLTDPEEIRAQVARLATEVGEEMAAAGRTPLRVSVTVRSNTFYTRSKQEKLPEPTTDIAAIVETALRIIDRFELDRPVRLLGVRLELVPQ is encoded by the coding sequence ATGCCCAGGTGGCTGCTGCACGTCGATCTCGACCAGTTCCAGGCGGCGGTGGAATTCCGCCGCCATCCGGAGCTGCGCGGCCTGCCGGTCATCGTCGGCGGCAATGGCGATCCCGACGAACCGCGCAAGGTAGTGACCTGCGCGTCGTATCCGGCCAGGGCATTCGGGGTGCGCGCGGGGATGGCATTGCGCTCGGCCAAGCGCAAATGTCCCGACGGTATCTTCCTGCCGCTGGATATGGCCACCTACGAGGAGGCTTCCGACGAAGTCATGGCGCTGCTGCGGACCTTTCCCGGCCGCGTCGAGGTGTGGGGCTGGGACGAGGCCTTCCTCGCCGCCGATACCGACGATCCGGAGCAGCTCGCACGCGAAATCCGCAGCACCATCGCACAATTGGAACTGACCTGCGCGATCGGCATCGGCGACAACAAGCTCACGGCCAAGCTGGCGACCGGCTTCGCCAAATCCGCCGGCAAGTCCTCGGCCGCGCCCGCCGATACCGTTGGCGCGGCGGCGGGGATCTTCCGGCTCACCGCCGCGAACTGGGTCGAGGTGATGGCGCACCGCCCGACGAATGCGCTGTGGGGCATCGGAAATCGGATCGCCGCGCGGATGGCCGAACTCGACATCGAAACCGTCGCCGATCTGATGGCCGCCGATCGCCGGCGGCTCGCCACCGAGTTCGGTCCGAATACCGGCCCGTATTTCTGGGTGCTCGGCCACGGCAAGGGCGATACCGATGTCACCACCGAACCGCGAATTCCGGTGGGCCGCAGTAAATCCGAGACCTTCCCACACGATCTGACCGATCCCGAGGAGATCCGCGCACAGGTGGCGCGACTGGCCACCGAGGTCGGCGAGGAGATGGCCGCCGCGGGCCGCACCCCGCTGCGCGTATCGGTGACCGTCCGCAGCAATACCTTCTATACCCGTAGCAAACAGGAGAAGCTCCCCGAGCCGACCACCGATATCGCGGCCATCGTGGAGACCGCCCTGCGCATCATCGACCGGTTCGAATTGGATCGCCCCGTCAGGCTGCTCGGCGTGCGCCTCGAACTCGTACCGCAATAG